CGCGCCGGCGGTCAACTTCGATAGCGCACCGCTGGTGCAAAACTTTAAAAGCGTTTCGCAAAGCATTGCTGTTACCTGCACCAAAGGCAGCACTTACACCGTGGGCGTGAGCAATGGCGCAAATGTCTCTGGCAATGTACGACGGATGAAAAGTGGCAATAACTTTATGAGTTATGAAATTTATAAATCCAATGGGACTGACCGCTGGGGGAGCCTTGGTGCAGAACGCTGGGCCAGTTCTGCATCATCTGGCTTGAGTAGCGATGGTTTACTGCGTAACTACAATTACGTGGCAAAGGTGTTGACGACGCAAACGACACCCCCCGCCGGGAGTTATACCGATACGCTGGTGGTGGATGTGGCCTTTTAGGTTGTACCACCCTCACCCCAGCCCTCTCCCTGAGGGAGAGGGAGGAACCGGATAATCCCATCATCCTCAGTAGAAGGATAACTCGATCCAGCCCCCCTCTCCCTAAGGGAGAGGGAGAATCCGATCCAGTCCCCTCTCCCTGAGGGAGAGGGTTAGGGTGAGGGGAGTAAACGAAGCGCCATCCACCCGTTGCGCCTGCAATTTCCGTTAAAGTTCCTTTTCCTCACGCCGATAACACCGATAAGAAATCATTAAAAGGGTGTTATATGTTGAACCGTATTCGCGTTGTCACCATGCTAATGATGGTGCTGGTGGTGTTCGCGCTCCTCCAACTCATCTCTGGCGGAATGTTTTTTAACTCACTCAAACAAAATAACGACAGTTTTAAAGTCTCCAGAGAGTTACGCGTTCAGCAATCCGAACTGGCGAATGCCTGGGAATTGATGCTGCAAACGCGCATTAACCTGAGCCGCTCCGCTGCCCGTATGATGATGGATGCCAGCAATGGTCAAAGTGCGGCAAAAACCGAGCTATTAAATAACGCCAAGAAAACCCTGGCGCAAGCACATACCCATTACGAAGCCTTCAAAAAAATCCCTGCGATTAATCCAGAACTTGAATCCCTGGTAAAAGGCATTGATGACGACTACCAGAACTACAACCAGGCGTTGAGCGAACTGGTGGGTTATCTGGAAAGCGGCAACATGGATGCCTATTTTGCGCAGTCCACACAAAGCCTGCAAAACACCCTTCAGACCGAATATGGCAACTACATTGCCATGAACGACCGCATGTACGAGCAGTCATTTATTGCCAGCACCCATGATTACAACTTTGCCAAATGGCAAATTGCCGCACTGGCGTTAGCGCTGTTTGCGGTTATTGTGCTGGTCTGGCTTGGCATGCGCCGCATCCTGCTGCAGCCGCTATCGGTGGTTATCGGCCATATTCGTGAAATTGCCAATGGCAACCTGACCGAAAACATCATTTCCACCGGGCGTAATGAAATCAGCGAACTGACCGCAAGCGTTCGCCATATGCAGCAAGAGTTGATTATCACCGTCGGCAGCGTGCGTGATGGATCTGACGCGATTTATAGCGGTGCCACTGAAATTGCTGCCGGAAATAACGACCTCTCTTCCCGTACAGAGCAGCAGGCTGCCTCTCTTGAAGAAACCGCAGCCAGCATGGAGCAACTCACCGCGACGGTGAAACAAAATGCTGAAAACGCCCGTCAGGCTTCACAACTTGCATTAAGCGCCTCCGAAACCGCTCAGCGCGGCGGAAAAGTGGTGGATGGTGTGGTGAAAACCATGCACGACATTGCGGGCTCCTCGAAAAAAATTGCTGACATTACCGGCGTGATTGACGGTATCGCCTTCCAGACCAACATCCTGGCGCTGAACGCCGCCGTTGAAGCAGCAAGGGCAGGTGAGCAGGGGCGCGGATTCGCGGTAGTTGCAGGCGAAGTACGCAATCTTGCACAACGCAGCGCGCAGGCGGCCAAAGAGATCAAATTACTGATTGAAGACTCTGTCTCCCGCGTTGATACCGGCTCGGTATTGGTGGAAAGCGCCGGGGAAACCATGAGCGACATCGTCAATGCGGTCACGCGTGTGACCGACATCATGGGCGAAATAGCATCCGCTTCTGATGAACAAAGTCGCGGTATCGATCAAGTTGCGTTGGCGGTTTCTGAAATGGACCGCGTGACACAACAAAACGCCTCTTTAGTGGAGGAGTCCGCGTCTGCGGCCGCCGCCCTTGAAGAACAAGCCAGCATGCTCAACCAACTGGTTGCTGCCTTCCATTTACAGGCTGAGCCTGCGGCTACACCTCCTGTTATTGCCTCGACGTCAACGGCTCCGGTACGCAAGACCAGCAAGCCGGCAGTCAGT
The nucleotide sequence above comes from Buttiauxella selenatireducens. Encoded proteins:
- the tar gene encoding methyl-accepting chemotaxis protein II — its product is MLNRIRVVTMLMMVLVVFALLQLISGGMFFNSLKQNNDSFKVSRELRVQQSELANAWELMLQTRINLSRSAARMMMDASNGQSAAKTELLNNAKKTLAQAHTHYEAFKKIPAINPELESLVKGIDDDYQNYNQALSELVGYLESGNMDAYFAQSTQSLQNTLQTEYGNYIAMNDRMYEQSFIASTHDYNFAKWQIAALALALFAVIVLVWLGMRRILLQPLSVVIGHIREIANGNLTENIISTGRNEISELTASVRHMQQELIITVGSVRDGSDAIYSGATEIAAGNNDLSSRTEQQAASLEETAASMEQLTATVKQNAENARQASQLALSASETAQRGGKVVDGVVKTMHDIAGSSKKIADITGVIDGIAFQTNILALNAAVEAARAGEQGRGFAVVAGEVRNLAQRSAQAAKEIKLLIEDSVSRVDTGSVLVESAGETMSDIVNAVTRVTDIMGEIASASDEQSRGIDQVALAVSEMDRVTQQNASLVEESASAAAALEEQASMLNQLVAAFHLQAEPAATPPVIASTSTAPVRKTSKPAVSGHDDNWETF